TCGCAAGCTCGGCAGGAATCAGCTGCGCATCGGTACGTGGCCGGCGACGGACCCCGCAGATGTCGAGGCGCTTCTCGCCAGCATCGAGTACGTCGTCGATCACCTCTGAGAGGTCGGTTTCGGCACGGCCGGCGGAGCACCGCAGACTTCAGATCTCCACATCGATGAGGGTCGCCGCCGGCCGGTACAACGTTCTCGAGAGGGGGGAGAGCACCGCCAGAGGATGGACGACGGGTACGACACGCGTCGCCCCCGCCTTTGCTCGAAGCGCGATGTCCGCCGCTCGAGCAGTCGTCCAGATTCGATTCCGGAACCGCGCCGTCGCAGGAATCAGGACCACAGACGCCTCTTCGGGCGGGGCGACCACGATCGGAAGCCGCAGATAGCCGAGTCCGCGGGCGATGGACGACCTGTCGACGAAGAGGTCCGTTTCCTGTGAGCTCCTGAAGGCTACGACTTCAAGGATCGACAAGGTGGCATCGCCGAGCGACAGGACCCCGAGCGAAGCGTCGTGGGCGAGGCGAAGACCGAGTTCCTGGGTCCAGGATGTGTCTCGAATCTTGCGCTCGACCTCGTCGAGCCCGACTTTCACGCGCCGCGGGTCCGGATCCAGCGCGGGCTCTGTGACAGCGAGCATAAGGGGGCTGTCCGCACGCCGCCGCCGCAGCTGCTGCACCGCAGCGAGTCCCTCGGCCCAGCCACGGTCGACGAGGGAGTGAATTGCCTCTGCGATGATTGCTGCGGTACCGAGAGGGTCCGCCCATTCATCTATCGACGCGGTATTCAGCGCTTCAATTGGATCGTTCATGGTGGAACGGAACCAAACCTACCTGCACAGATGAGCCCTGTGCCGATCGCGATAGGCTGGGGGTGCCAAAAAAGGAGGCGCATTGTTCGAGCCGTACGTGAATGAGCCGTATTCAGACTTCTCCGACCCAGACAACGCAGCCGCCTACCAGGAGGCCCTTGGAGACGTTCGGGGTAAGTTCACGCACCATCCGCTGGTGATCGGTGGTGAGAAGGTGGTGACAGATCGAGAAATCGAGAGCCTGAACCCTGCACGTCCCGCCGAGGTCGTCGGCACGGTTTCGATGGCCGATGCCAAAACCGCCGAGCGTGCTCTCACCGCCGCGTGGGATGCCTATGCGACATGGTCCCGACTCGGCGCCGATGAGCGGGCCCGGCACCTGGTCAAGCTCGCGGCGATCCTTCGCGATCGCAAGTATGAGTTCTCGGCGTGGGAGACGCTGGAGGCATCGAAGAACTGGCTGGAAGCCGAGGCCGATGTCGCCGAGGCCATCGATTTCTGCGAGTACTACGCGAGACAGGCCATCGAGCTTTCGAAACCCGTTCCGGTGTTCTCCTACCCCGGAGAGGAGAACGAGTCCCATCTGATTCCGATGGGCGCCGGTGTCGTGATCCCACCGTGGAACTTCCCACTCGCCATCCTGGCCGGAATGGCCGTGGGGCCGGTCGCCGCCGGGAACACGGTTGTTGTCAAACCGGCATCGACGACACCGGTCGTGGCAGCGATGTTCATGCAGGCCGTTGAGGATGCAGGCTTTCCTCCGGGCGTCATCAACTTCCTACCCGGCGCCGGGAGCGAAATCGGCGATGTCCTGGTCGATCATCCGAGGACTCGCTTCATCAACTTCACAGGATCTATGGAGGTGGGGCTGCGGATCGGTGAACGGGCCGCCGTCGTGCACGAAGGGCAACTTTGGCTCAAGAGGGCCTACATGGAGATGGGCGGAAAGGATGCACTCGTCGTCGATGAGACCGCCGACCTCGACGCGGCTGCCGCTGCTGCGGTTACGAGTGCGTACGGATTCCAGGGCCAGAAGTGTTCGGCACTGTCGAGGCTGATCGTGGTCGAGGACGTCTACGACGCGGTACTCGACAGAGTCGTCGAAGCAGTAGCGGCGCTGCCGGTGGGTCCTGCAGAAGACAATGTGCGAGTCAACGCGGTGATCAGCGCCGCTCAGCGGCGCAACATCCTCGCCGATATCGACCGGGGCAGAAGCGAAGCCAAGTTACTGACCGGTGGAGATCCCGTGGATCTCGACGATGGCTACTACATCCAACCGACCGTATTCGCGGACGTCGCTCCGGATGCATACATCGCACAGCATGAGATCTTCGGACCCGTGCTGTCGGTTCTTCGCGCCACGAACTTCGACCAGGCCGTGCAGATCTTCAACGGTACGCAGTACGGCCTGACGGGAGGCTTGTTCTCGGCACGTCGGGACCGCATCGAACGTGCGCGCCAGGAGTTTCATGTGGGGAACCTGTACATCAACCGCAAGATCACCGGCGCCCTGGTCGGAGTCCAGCCGTTCGGCGGCTTCAACATGTCCGGCTCGAACGCGAAGGCCGGGGGACCCGGTTACCTGCGTCTGTTCATGGAGATGAAGACGGTTACCGAACGCTGGCTCGTCTAGCCGGGAGGGGTGCACGACCGTGCACCCCTCCC
This is a stretch of genomic DNA from Gammaproteobacteria bacterium. It encodes these proteins:
- the pruA gene encoding L-glutamate gamma-semialdehyde dehydrogenase → MFEPYVNEPYSDFSDPDNAAAYQEALGDVRGKFTHHPLVIGGEKVVTDREIESLNPARPAEVVGTVSMADAKTAERALTAAWDAYATWSRLGADERARHLVKLAAILRDRKYEFSAWETLEASKNWLEAEADVAEAIDFCEYYARQAIELSKPVPVFSYPGEENESHLIPMGAGVVIPPWNFPLAILAGMAVGPVAAGNTVVVKPASTTPVVAAMFMQAVEDAGFPPGVINFLPGAGSEIGDVLVDHPRTRFINFTGSMEVGLRIGERAAVVHEGQLWLKRAYMEMGGKDALVVDETADLDAAAAAAVTSAYGFQGQKCSALSRLIVVEDVYDAVLDRVVEAVAALPVGPAEDNVRVNAVISAAQRRNILADIDRGRSEAKLLTGGDPVDLDDGYYIQPTVFADVAPDAYIAQHEIFGPVLSVLRATNFDQAVQIFNGTQYGLTGGLFSARRDRIERARQEFHVGNLYINRKITGALVGVQPFGGFNMSGSNAKAGGPGYLRLFMEMKTVTERWLV